The nucleotide sequence TATCTCACAGTTGCTAAGTCTAATgtcaataaaaatacaataacatAAAGaacattgctattatttttcactttttccaaaATACACAGCTATCCACTAACACTTTTGATAAGCTCACCTGGGACAAAGCAATTGTTGATAATTCaaaaactgaactgataaaattacttttatgtaactaaaataacaaatgagaaaaataacttTAGGAAATCCTTAGAATTAATTTCAAATGCTTCAGAATTCTATTCTAGTAACTTTTAACAAgttaatgaaaaactgaaaaatacttaCCCTTAGCTGTCATAAATGCAGCTAGCGCAAGAGCGATTAAATAAAGCAAGGCAAATGTCACTGTAGCAATGCACCATGGAGATTCTGCCCAAAGAGAAAGAAGTGGGTCACCATGATGATCAATGGAAACAGGATTGAGGAGTTGGGATTAGAAGGCATTTTGGCTAGGAATGTTCATCCTATTAGAATTTGAATGAAATCTAAGGCCAGGGGAGTGCTGCATCATTGGTATTCCCACTCTGcgaggaaaactttaaaaattattttgaagatttGGATATAGCCAgggaaatatgaatatttttacatAGGAATGTTGAACTAACAAGTTGTTCTACAAGGACATTTTATGATCAGAAAGAGAACTTCAGAAATCCTGCAAGGGATTTAGTTCATCACCTTCCTTTAATTAAacaattttttccccatctttgtaGCAGAACTAAGAATAAAACTTCTGCATTAGCTGTTGACCTTGACAGATACTCTGTGATAGTTTTGATAAAATCTAGTTACTGGGATAtacctccattttgtttttagaaatattgTAGCAAGGAGCACTTACTTTTGCAAAGCTAAAATATCAAGCCACAAAATATCTAGAAGCATTCTTTATTCTATGGCTTTGGTACATCATTTTAAGCCATGGTTGACTATTTAGAGAAAAAGGATCAGCAGTTCATTGCTCATTTCCATTTGCTCTTAACACTAGACTTTGCGTCCTTATGACCAGCTTAAAAGTGTATGAGGGGTGATTTCCATTTGAAAGATTAGTCAGTATTTATTCTCTCGACTTCTCATTAAAatatgaaggcaaaaaaaaaagtctagagttttacattttttaccttttgttttcCAAATCCTAGTTAGTTTTCTCTTCTGAATATTTGAAGAATCACGAATTTTGACTTCTGTGTATGTTACACTTTCGTCACAAAACTCTAGAAAGTATGTTAGAAAAATGCAtgcaataaataattataattttatatatacacatatgtatatatacatatatttataatgacAGAATTAAAAACATGTTAGAAACATAAATTGTCCCTATTTTAGACTtataacaaagttttaaaaattgtctcaGTTAGGCAGTTGCTTTGTGAATTGTGGCAAGCTTTTTTTATCCTTagtttcttatataaaataagaataac is from Odocoileus virginianus isolate 20LAN1187 ecotype Illinois unplaced genomic scaffold, Ovbor_1.2 Unplaced_Contig_11, whole genome shotgun sequence and encodes:
- the LOC139033948 gene encoding uncharacterized protein — translated: MEPKASALSSPGPGQRLPEELHELNTEFCDESVTYTEVKIRDSSNIQKRKLTRIWKTKESPWCIATVTFALLYLIALALAAFMTAKVNCLEDILNTQQNNTSIVTGYCNTI